From one Pseudomonas sp. S35 genomic stretch:
- the recO gene encoding DNA repair protein RecO, which yields MSQSQPPSQLAYVLHSRAYRETSALVDFLTPQGRLRAVLRSARGKAGTLARPFVALDVEFRGKGELKNVGRLESVGTSAWLNGDALFSGLYLNELLIRLLPAEDPHPAVFDHYAATLLALAEGRPLEPLLRAFEWRLLDDLGYGFELSNDLHGEPIAADGMYRLQVDAGLERVYLLQPGLFQGTELLAMSEADWTAPGALSAAKRLMRQALAVHLGGRPLVSRELFRKP from the coding sequence ATGTCCCAATCCCAACCCCCCAGCCAACTCGCCTACGTCCTGCACAGCCGCGCCTACCGCGAGACGAGCGCCCTGGTGGACTTCCTCACGCCTCAAGGTCGCCTGCGCGCGGTGTTGCGTAGCGCACGGGGCAAGGCGGGTACGTTGGCGCGGCCCTTCGTGGCGTTGGACGTGGAGTTTCGTGGCAAGGGCGAGCTGAAGAACGTCGGCCGCCTGGAAAGCGTCGGCACTTCAGCCTGGCTCAATGGCGATGCACTGTTCAGCGGCCTCTACCTAAATGAGCTGCTGATCCGCCTGTTGCCCGCCGAAGACCCGCACCCGGCGGTCTTCGATCATTACGCCGCCACGCTGTTGGCCCTGGCCGAAGGGCGCCCCTTGGAGCCACTGTTGCGAGCGTTCGAATGGCGCCTGCTGGACGACCTGGGCTACGGCTTCGAATTGAGCAACGACCTGCACGGCGAGCCCATCGCCGCCGACGGCATGTACCGCCTGCAAGTGGACGCCGGCCTTGAGCGTGTCTACCTGCTGCAGCCGGGCCTGTTCCAGGGCACCGAGCTGTTGGCCATGAGTGAAGCGGATTGGACGGCGCCGGGCGCCTTGTCCGCTGCCAAGCGCCTGATGCGCCAGGCACTGGCTGTGCACTTGGGCGGACGGCCACTGGTCAGTCGCGAGTTGTTTCGAAAGCCCTGA
- the era gene encoding GTPase Era, translating to MTDSTATRCGYVAIVGRPNVGKSTLLNHILGQKLAITSRKPQTTRHNMLGIKTEGSVQAVYVDTPGMHKGGEKALNRYMNKTASAALKDVDVVIFVVDRTKWTDEDQMVLERVQYVTGPLIVALNKTDRIEDKAELMPHLTWLQEQLPNAQIMPISAQHGHNLEALERVIAGYLPENEHFFPEDQITDRSSRFLAAELVREKIMRQMGAELPYQITVEIEEFKQQGKTLHIHALILVERDGQKKIIIGDKGERIKRIGTEARKDMELLFDSKIMLNLWVKVKGGWSDDERALRSLGYGDL from the coding sequence ATGACTGATTCAACCGCAACACGCTGTGGCTATGTTGCCATCGTTGGCCGCCCGAACGTGGGCAAGTCCACGTTGCTGAACCACATCCTCGGCCAGAAGCTCGCGATCACCTCGCGCAAGCCGCAGACCACTCGCCACAACATGCTGGGCATCAAGACCGAAGGCAGCGTGCAAGCGGTCTACGTCGACACCCCAGGCATGCACAAGGGCGGCGAGAAAGCCCTGAACCGCTACATGAACAAGACCGCTTCGGCGGCGTTGAAAGATGTCGACGTGGTGATCTTCGTCGTCGACCGCACCAAGTGGACCGACGAAGACCAGATGGTGCTTGAGCGTGTGCAATACGTCACCGGCCCGTTGATCGTCGCGCTGAACAAGACCGACCGCATCGAGGACAAAGCCGAGTTGATGCCGCACCTGACCTGGTTGCAGGAACAACTGCCGAACGCCCAGATCATGCCGATCTCGGCCCAGCACGGTCACAACCTCGAAGCCCTGGAGCGCGTGATCGCTGGCTACCTGCCGGAGAACGAGCACTTCTTCCCGGAAGACCAGATCACCGACCGCAGCAGCCGCTTCCTCGCCGCCGAACTGGTCCGCGAGAAAATCATGCGCCAGATGGGCGCCGAGCTGCCGTACCAGATCACCGTCGAAATCGAAGAGTTCAAGCAGCAGGGCAAGACCCTGCACATCCATGCGCTGATCCTCGTCGAACGTGACGGCCAGAAGAAAATCATCATTGGCGACAAGGGCGAGCGCATCAAGCGCATCGGCACCGAGGCGCGCAAGGACATGGAATTGCTGTTCGACTCCAAGATCATGCTCAACCTGTGGGTGAAGGTTAAGGGCGGCTGGTCCGATGATGAGCGTGCACTGCGCTCCCTGGGCTACGGCGACCTGTAA
- the rnc gene encoding ribonuclease III produces the protein MTVSLSRLERQLGYTFKDQELMVLALTHRSFAGRNNERLEFLGDAILNFAAGEALFERFPQAREGQLSRLRARLVKGETLAVLARGFGLGEYLRLGSGELKSGGFRRESILADALEALIGAIYLDAGMETAKERVVAWLASEIESLTLVDTNKDPKTRLQEYLQSRGCELPRYEVVDIQGEPHCRVFFVECEITLLNEKSRGQGVSRRIAEQVAAAAALIALGVENGHD, from the coding sequence GTGACCGTTTCGCTAAGTCGTTTAGAGCGCCAGCTCGGCTACACCTTCAAGGACCAGGAATTGATGGTCCTTGCCCTCACACATCGCAGCTTTGCAGGGCGCAATAACGAGCGCCTGGAATTCCTCGGTGATGCCATCCTCAATTTCGCCGCCGGTGAGGCGCTGTTCGAGCGCTTCCCGCAAGCGCGTGAAGGCCAGCTGTCGCGCTTGCGCGCCCGCCTGGTAAAAGGCGAGACCCTGGCCGTGCTGGCCCGTGGTTTCGGCTTGGGCGAGTACCTGCGCCTGGGTTCCGGTGAATTGAAAAGCGGTGGCTTTCGTCGCGAATCGATCCTGGCCGATGCCCTCGAGGCCTTGATCGGTGCGATCTACCTCGATGCCGGGATGGAAACGGCCAAGGAGCGCGTGGTCGCCTGGCTGGCTTCGGAGATCGAAAGCCTCACGCTGGTCGACACCAACAAAGATCCCAAGACCCGCCTGCAGGAATACCTGCAGTCCCGTGGTTGCGAACTGCCACGCTATGAAGTGGTGGATATCCAGGGTGAGCCCCATTGCCGCGTATTCTTCGTGGAATGTGAAATCACCTTACTGAACGAAAAAAGCCGAGGTCAGGGTGTGAGCCGTCGCATTGCCGAACAGGTAGCGGCCGCAGCAGCACTGATTGCCCTGGGCGTGGAGAATGGCCATGACTGA